A stretch of the Dyella telluris genome encodes the following:
- a CDS encoding alpha/beta hydrolase: MPLPTVEIETAPHPGHSVIWLHGLGADGNDFAPIVPELVSPTWPALRFVFPHAPVRPVTVNGGMPMRAWYDIVGVDLISRQDETGMRASIASVETLIARENERGVPTGRILLAGFSQGGAIALAAGLRHADKLAGVIALSTYLPLQEAFAAERSPANGHTPVFWGHGTADPIVPLTRGVNSRDLLQSLGYPVSWHTYPMPHSVCAEEVTDLRQWMTVRLEA, encoded by the coding sequence ATGCCCCTGCCTACCGTTGAGATCGAAACCGCCCCCCATCCCGGCCATAGCGTGATCTGGCTGCACGGGCTCGGTGCCGACGGCAATGACTTCGCACCCATCGTGCCTGAACTGGTTTCCCCCACGTGGCCCGCGCTGCGCTTTGTGTTTCCGCACGCGCCGGTGCGCCCGGTGACGGTCAACGGCGGCATGCCCATGCGCGCCTGGTACGACATCGTGGGCGTGGACCTGATCTCGCGCCAGGACGAAACCGGCATGCGCGCCTCCATCGCCAGCGTGGAAACGCTGATCGCGCGGGAGAATGAACGCGGCGTGCCCACCGGGCGGATCCTGCTGGCGGGTTTCTCCCAGGGCGGCGCCATCGCGCTGGCGGCAGGGCTGCGCCACGCGGACAAGCTGGCCGGCGTGATCGCGCTGTCCACGTACCTGCCCCTGCAGGAGGCCTTTGCTGCCGAACGCAGCCCGGCCAACGGCCACACGCCGGTGTTCTGGGGGCACGGCACGGCCGACCCGATCGTGCCGCTCACCCGCGGCGTCAACTCGCGTGACTTGCTGCAGTCGCTGGGCTACCCGGTGAGCTGGCACACCTACCCGATGCCGCACTCCGTGTGCGCCGAGGAAGTGACCGACCTGCGCCAGTGGATGACGGTGCGCCTGGAAGCCTGA
- a CDS encoding sensor histidine kinase gives MRESATATTAPARAEHRPLPDFCSGPVIYALLIIAAITVTVMWLAPNNSHGWEGYSVGMLFAEWLAVVIGVALCKLRPLFERLPGHASYAGVWMAMVAIVAAGSILVHWLDGLMQMALLRDTAVEFVRNNTVMAALLGALMLRYFYLLAQWQTRLEAVSKAQVAALQARIRPHFLFNSMNTVAALVRVDPAAAERTVEDLSELFRAALGEHATQDGTLGEELGLVDRYLDIEQLRLGERLRVRRELDELPADFPLPRLLLQPLVENAVRHGIQPLREGGEVILRGARGRDGIVIEIDNPLASEPAPSGHGHGLDNVRRRVAYRYGPLARVNAGPDGGRFIVRLQLPAP, from the coding sequence ATGAGGGAGTCCGCCACCGCTACAACAGCGCCTGCTCGTGCTGAGCATCGCCCGCTGCCCGATTTCTGCAGCGGGCCGGTGATCTATGCGCTGCTGATCATCGCGGCGATCACGGTCACCGTGATGTGGCTGGCCCCGAATAACAGCCACGGCTGGGAAGGCTATAGCGTGGGCATGTTGTTCGCCGAATGGCTGGCCGTGGTGATTGGCGTGGCCCTGTGCAAGCTGCGACCGCTCTTCGAACGACTGCCCGGTCATGCCTCGTATGCTGGCGTGTGGATGGCGATGGTGGCGATCGTGGCGGCAGGCAGCATCCTGGTGCACTGGCTGGATGGCCTGATGCAGATGGCCCTGCTGCGCGATACCGCAGTCGAGTTCGTGCGCAACAACACGGTGATGGCGGCGCTGCTGGGCGCGCTCATGCTGCGCTACTTCTACCTGCTCGCGCAGTGGCAGACGCGGCTGGAGGCCGTATCGAAGGCGCAGGTGGCCGCCTTGCAGGCGCGCATCCGGCCCCACTTCCTGTTCAACAGCATGAACACCGTGGCGGCGCTGGTGCGGGTGGACCCGGCGGCGGCGGAACGCACGGTGGAAGACCTGTCCGAGCTCTTCCGCGCGGCGCTCGGTGAACACGCCACGCAGGACGGCACGCTGGGCGAGGAGCTGGGCCTGGTGGACCGTTACCTCGACATTGAACAGCTGCGCCTGGGCGAACGCCTGCGCGTGCGCCGCGAGCTGGACGAACTGCCTGCCGATTTTCCGCTCCCGCGCCTGCTGCTGCAGCCACTGGTGGAAAACGCCGTGCGCCACGGCATCCAGCCACTACGTGAAGGTGGCGAGGTGATCCTGCGCGGTGCGCGCGGGCGCGACGGCATCGTGATCGAGATCGACAACCCGCTGGCGAGCGAGCCTGCGCCATCCGGCCATGGCCATGGCCTGGACAATGTGCGCCGGCGCGTCGCTTACCGATATGGACCGCTTGCGCGCGTCAACGCCGGCCCCGATGGCGGGCGTTTCATCGTGCGCCTGCAACTGCCGGCACCGTAG
- a CDS encoding LytR/AlgR family response regulator transcription factor: MRVLIVDDEPLARARLAALLAECSDVEVVGSVADGEAALEALGELQPDLLLLDINMPGLSGTALAQRLAGRKRPLVVFCTAYESHALHAFDLGAADYLLKPVRLERLNEALQRARQRLQQAPRDAGGYLHGRLRGEQVRVALDDVICLLAEEKYVVVQHRGGQLLLEDSLRQLEEAYPDTLIRLHRNCLVPAQRLIGLKTLSDGRVLARLGSTELMPEVSRRNLPALRKLLRMG; the protein is encoded by the coding sequence ATGCGCGTACTGATCGTAGATGACGAACCCCTGGCACGCGCGCGGCTCGCCGCGTTGCTCGCCGAATGCAGCGATGTCGAGGTGGTGGGCAGCGTGGCCGATGGCGAAGCGGCGCTCGAGGCCCTGGGCGAACTGCAACCGGATCTGTTGCTGCTGGACATCAACATGCCCGGCCTCAGCGGCACCGCGCTTGCGCAGCGACTGGCCGGTCGCAAGCGGCCGCTGGTGGTGTTCTGCACGGCCTATGAAAGCCACGCACTGCACGCTTTCGATCTGGGCGCCGCCGATTACCTGCTGAAACCGGTCCGGCTGGAACGACTCAACGAAGCCTTGCAGCGGGCACGCCAGCGCCTGCAACAGGCGCCGCGCGACGCGGGCGGCTACCTGCACGGCCGTCTTCGCGGCGAACAGGTGCGCGTTGCGCTGGATGATGTGATCTGCCTGCTGGCCGAAGAGAAATACGTGGTGGTGCAGCACCGTGGCGGCCAGCTCTTGCTGGAGGATTCGCTGCGACAGCTGGAAGAAGCCTACCCGGACACCCTGATCCGACTTCACCGCAATTGCCTGGTGCCGGCACAGCGCCTGATTGGCCTGAAGACACTGTCGGACGGTCGCGTGCTCGCGCGACTGGGCAGCACGGAACTGATGCCGGAAGTCAGCCGGCGCAACCTGCCGGCACTGCGCAAGCTGCTGCGCATGGGTTGA
- a CDS encoding tetratricopeptide repeat protein produces MKIHGMVCTILFALAGHAAIAADIAPVATSTNAKLPVLMPDGRPYTDPDVTARGLPEASPFDQGSTAGAFPQIAPVRKLTDEGWLAASTHRSSAAQVNFERALRMTPNDRRLLWAYGWGMINLGDPACALEAFQRNLSLRPGQRPQWVPMAMALTYTASGQRDAALAWYRAAAQSDPVSFGTDNATLRTTLRWTASERSLIRQLIGYAAQGDGVPSSELAAR; encoded by the coding sequence ATGAAGATCCATGGGATGGTTTGCACGATTCTCTTCGCCCTCGCCGGCCACGCCGCCATCGCGGCCGATATCGCGCCGGTGGCGACTTCCACCAACGCGAAACTCCCGGTGTTGATGCCCGATGGGCGTCCGTACACCGATCCGGATGTCACCGCGCGCGGCTTGCCCGAGGCCTCGCCGTTCGATCAGGGCAGTACGGCGGGAGCATTTCCGCAGATCGCGCCAGTGCGCAAGCTCACCGATGAAGGCTGGCTGGCAGCGAGCACGCATCGCAGCAGCGCGGCACAGGTCAATTTCGAGCGAGCCCTGCGCATGACACCCAATGATCGCCGCCTGCTGTGGGCTTATGGCTGGGGCATGATCAATCTGGGTGATCCGGCCTGCGCGCTCGAAGCGTTCCAGCGAAACCTCTCGTTGCGCCCCGGACAGCGACCGCAGTGGGTGCCCATGGCCATGGCGCTGACCTACACCGCATCGGGCCAGCGTGACGCGGCGCTGGCGTGGTACCGCGCCGCGGCGCAAAGCGATCCGGTGAGCTTCGGCACCGACAACGCCACCTTGCGCACCACGCTCCGCTGGACGGCCAGCGAGCGCAGCCTGATCAGGCAATTGATCGGCTATGCCGCGCAGGGTGACGGCGTGCCGTCGAGCGAGCTGGCGGCGCGTTGA
- the hemC gene encoding hydroxymethylbilane synthase, whose product MTPTTLRIATRKSALALWQAEHVAAELRAVHPGLLVELVPLSTRGDEILDKPLATIGGKGLFLKELEVAMLEGRAELAVHSLKDVPAELEPGFVLPAILPRADAADAFVSNDYADLAALPLGARVGTSSLRRQAQLRAVRPDLTLLDLRGNVGTRLSKLDAGHYDAILLACAGLERLGLASRIRSRLTAPDWLPAPGQAAIAIEARADQPDVLALLHALDDAQTRLAVTAERAMNHVLGGSCTVPVGAWCTVTERGLHLRGMVGDVSSGRLLQAEAEAEGDQAEALGRQVAQALFDKGAGPLLGH is encoded by the coding sequence ATGACGCCAACCACGCTGCGTATCGCCACCCGCAAGAGCGCGCTCGCCCTTTGGCAGGCCGAACACGTCGCCGCGGAGCTGCGCGCTGTCCATCCGGGGTTGCTCGTGGAACTGGTGCCGCTGTCCACCCGCGGTGATGAAATTCTCGACAAGCCGCTGGCCACCATCGGCGGCAAGGGCCTGTTCCTGAAGGAACTGGAAGTGGCCATGCTGGAAGGCCGCGCCGAGCTGGCCGTGCACTCCCTCAAGGACGTGCCCGCCGAGTTGGAGCCCGGCTTCGTGCTGCCTGCCATCCTGCCGCGCGCTGATGCGGCCGATGCGTTCGTGAGCAACGACTACGCCGATCTGGCCGCACTGCCGCTGGGTGCACGCGTGGGCACCTCGTCGCTGCGTCGCCAGGCCCAGCTGCGAGCCGTGCGCCCTGACCTGACCCTGCTCGACCTGCGCGGCAACGTGGGCACGCGCCTCTCCAAGCTGGATGCGGGCCACTACGACGCCATCCTGCTCGCCTGTGCCGGACTGGAGCGACTGGGCCTGGCCTCCCGCATCCGCAGCCGCCTCACCGCGCCTGACTGGCTGCCCGCACCCGGGCAGGCGGCCATTGCCATCGAGGCCCGCGCGGACCAGCCCGACGTGCTCGCGCTGCTGCACGCGCTGGACGATGCGCAGACCCGCCTTGCCGTCACCGCCGAGCGCGCGATGAACCACGTACTGGGCGGCAGCTGCACCGTGCCGGTAGGTGCGTGGTGCACGGTGACCGAACGCGGCCTGCACCTGCGCGGCATGGTGGGCGATGTCAGCAGCGGCCGGCTGCTGCAGGCCGAGGCCGAGGCGGAAGGCGATCAGGCCGAAGCGCTGGGCAGGCAGGTGGCGCAGGCGCTGTTCGACAAGGGCGCTGGCCCGCTGCTCGGCCACTGA
- a CDS encoding DUF481 domain-containing protein, which yields MKKTLMAGALLAALASFGAQADDAPANPANPADNGGWTGSGEFGFASSYGNSRSENINAKLGLNQENDLWKNNFFLNGLRSKGEVEVQDPQGNTVDRLTTTANRYDTGASVGYKLDPRSYIVTALRYEHDDFGANLWQGIVSVGYGYIALKTDRNELSFEVGPGYKRYRPADVEQSQTVTQPDGTTTTSTVKVRQDTVGEAVGRGLINYKYRITDNTALEDTLLIEAGSDNKYYQNDIGLAVSMTKKMALKLGYQVRYNSDVQPGTQSTDSLVTTNLVYNF from the coding sequence ATGAAGAAGACCCTGATGGCGGGCGCATTGCTCGCGGCGCTGGCCAGTTTTGGCGCTCAGGCCGACGACGCGCCGGCCAATCCGGCCAATCCGGCAGATAACGGCGGCTGGACGGGTTCGGGCGAATTCGGTTTCGCGTCCTCCTATGGCAACTCCCGCTCGGAAAACATCAACGCCAAGCTCGGCCTGAACCAGGAAAACGACCTGTGGAAGAACAATTTCTTCCTGAACGGCCTGCGCTCCAAGGGCGAGGTCGAGGTGCAGGACCCGCAGGGCAACACCGTGGATCGCCTGACCACCACGGCCAACCGCTACGACACCGGCGCGTCCGTTGGCTACAAGCTCGATCCGCGCAGCTACATCGTGACCGCGCTGCGCTACGAGCATGACGATTTCGGCGCCAACTTGTGGCAGGGCATCGTCTCGGTGGGCTACGGCTACATCGCGCTGAAAACCGACCGCAACGAGCTGTCGTTCGAAGTCGGCCCCGGTTACAAGCGCTATCGCCCTGCCGACGTCGAGCAGAGCCAGACGGTGACGCAGCCCGACGGCACCACCACTACCAGCACCGTGAAGGTCCGCCAGGACACCGTGGGCGAGGCCGTGGGCCGTGGCCTGATCAACTACAAGTACCGCATCACCGACAACACGGCGCTGGAAGACACGCTGCTGATCGAAGCGGGCTCGGACAACAAGTACTACCAGAACGATATCGGCCTGGCCGTCAGCATGACCAAGAAGATGGCGCTCAAGCTTGGCTACCAGGTGCGCTACAACAGCGACGTGCAGCCGGGCACGCAGAGCACCGATTCGCTGGTCACCACGAATCTGGTCTACAACTTCTAA
- a CDS encoding helix-turn-helix transcriptional regulator has translation MDRYERILTLHRLLKSAHYPVPLPRLMDELECSRATLYRDVAFLRDALGAPIESAGGEHAAFRYAAGEGERFELPGLWLTSDELAALLALNELIGRSGPGVLAGALAPFKARIEHLLSDQGTGKTLPIERIRVIAWGERKLDQQVFRVVAGAVLERKQLRFRYRARTTNADSHRRVSPQRLTHYRDNWYLDVWDHDREALRSFAVDRIAEPQALDEPARDVAEQDLNDALASSYGIFAGKPKAWATLRFSQHAARWVADEHWHSQQKGEWLPDGRYELQVPYSNSKELLMDVLKYGPDAEVVAPLSLREEMKIQLQLALGGYQSEK, from the coding sequence ATGGATCGTTACGAGCGCATTCTCACCCTGCACCGATTGCTGAAGTCGGCGCACTATCCCGTGCCTCTGCCTCGTCTGATGGACGAGCTGGAGTGCTCGCGAGCGACGCTTTACCGCGACGTGGCGTTCCTGCGCGATGCGCTGGGCGCGCCCATCGAGAGCGCGGGCGGCGAACATGCCGCATTCCGCTATGCCGCTGGCGAAGGCGAACGTTTCGAATTGCCGGGACTGTGGCTGACCTCCGATGAACTGGCCGCGCTGCTCGCCCTCAACGAACTGATCGGTCGCAGCGGGCCTGGTGTACTTGCGGGTGCCCTCGCGCCATTCAAGGCGCGCATCGAGCACCTGCTCTCCGACCAGGGCACCGGGAAAACGCTGCCCATCGAGCGCATCCGCGTGATCGCCTGGGGTGAGCGCAAGCTCGACCAGCAGGTGTTCCGCGTGGTGGCCGGCGCCGTGCTGGAGCGCAAGCAGCTGCGCTTCCGCTACCGCGCGCGCACCACCAATGCCGACAGCCATCGCCGCGTGTCGCCGCAACGCCTCACGCACTATCGCGACAACTGGTACCTGGACGTGTGGGACCACGACCGCGAAGCACTGCGCAGCTTCGCCGTTGACCGCATTGCCGAGCCGCAGGCGCTGGACGAACCGGCCCGCGACGTGGCCGAGCAGGATCTCAACGACGCACTTGCCTCCAGCTACGGCATCTTCGCCGGCAAACCCAAGGCGTGGGCCACGCTGCGCTTCTCGCAGCACGCCGCGCGCTGGGTGGCGGACGAGCACTGGCATTCGCAGCAGAAGGGCGAATGGCTGCCGGACGGCCGCTACGAACTGCAGGTGCCTTACTCCAATTCCAAGGAACTGCTGATGGACGTACTCAAGTACGGTCCGGACGCGGAAGTCGTGGCGCCGCTGTCGCTGCGCGAGGAAATGAAGATCCAGCTGCAGCTGGCCCTGGGTGGATATCAAAGCGAGAAGTGA
- a CDS encoding patatin-like phospholipase family protein: protein MSAIDIADPSTLPAEATVQKKPTIALALGSGGAKGLAHIGAIEEIEAQGYEIVAIAGTSMGALIGGIYATGKLTVYRDWVCSLAKMDVLKLVDWTLSGGGLIKGERIIETMRGLIGDVAIEDLPLAYTAVATDLDREREVWLTRGPLFDAIRASIAIPTLFRPHMLSDRRLIDGGLLNPVPVTPLIRETADYLFAVSMDGPPDAGTPDVVPATPTANDDSYRSRITDFIGKLVPHGPDKPREPGMLEMLMQSMDLMQANLSRLRLAAYEPDLLIRMPRNVATVYEFYRATELIEMGRQQARQALANWQPNRGALFNNRP, encoded by the coding sequence ATGAGCGCCATTGATATCGCTGATCCTTCGACGCTTCCCGCCGAAGCCACCGTTCAGAAGAAACCGACCATCGCGCTCGCCCTTGGTTCCGGCGGCGCCAAAGGCCTGGCGCATATCGGCGCGATCGAGGAGATCGAAGCGCAGGGCTACGAGATCGTCGCCATCGCCGGCACCTCCATGGGTGCACTGATCGGCGGCATCTACGCCACCGGCAAGCTGACGGTGTATCGCGACTGGGTCTGCTCGCTGGCCAAGATGGACGTGCTCAAGCTGGTGGACTGGACCTTGTCCGGCGGTGGCCTGATCAAAGGCGAGCGCATCATCGAGACCATGCGTGGCCTGATCGGCGATGTCGCCATCGAAGACCTTCCGCTGGCCTATACCGCCGTGGCCACCGACCTGGACCGCGAACGCGAGGTGTGGCTGACGCGCGGCCCGCTGTTTGATGCCATCCGCGCCTCGATTGCCATTCCCACGCTGTTTCGCCCGCACATGCTGTCCGACCGGCGGCTGATTGATGGCGGCTTGCTCAATCCCGTGCCGGTGACGCCGCTGATTCGCGAAACCGCCGACTACCTGTTCGCCGTGAGCATGGATGGTCCGCCCGATGCCGGCACGCCGGACGTGGTGCCCGCCACGCCCACGGCCAACGATGACAGCTACCGGTCGCGCATCACCGACTTCATCGGCAAGCTGGTGCCGCACGGCCCCGACAAGCCACGCGAACCGGGCATGCTCGAGATGCTGATGCAGTCGATGGATCTGATGCAGGCCAATCTGTCGCGCCTGCGACTGGCCGCGTACGAACCGGATCTGCTGATCCGCATGCCGCGCAACGTTGCCACGGTCTACGAGTTCTACCGTGCCACCGAACTGATCGAGATGGGCCGCCAGCAGGCGCGCCAGGCGTTGGCAAACTGGCAGCCGAACCGCGGTGCGTTGTTCAACAACAGGCCGTAG
- a CDS encoding DUF488 domain-containing protein → MSIAVKRVYEQPTKSDGYRILVDRLWPRGLKKDDAALDAWSKELAPSTALRKWFGHDPARWESFRHRYASELDAAAEYWRPLLTQAARHRVTLLFGAHDEEHNNAVALKCYLDALLKEHVH, encoded by the coding sequence ATGAGCATTGCCGTCAAGCGCGTGTATGAACAGCCCACCAAGAGCGATGGTTACCGCATCCTGGTGGATCGCTTGTGGCCCCGTGGCCTGAAGAAGGACGATGCCGCGCTCGATGCATGGAGCAAGGAGCTCGCCCCGTCCACTGCGCTGCGTAAATGGTTCGGCCACGATCCCGCGCGCTGGGAAAGCTTCCGCCATCGTTACGCGTCCGAACTGGATGCCGCCGCCGAGTACTGGCGGCCGCTGCTGACGCAGGCGGCGCGCCATCGTGTGACCCTGTTGTTCGGTGCCCACGACGAGGAGCACAACAACGCCGTGGCGTTGAAGTGCTACCTCGATGCCCTGCTAAAGGAACACGTGCACTGA
- a CDS encoding glycosyltransferase, producing MPQLSVVVPVFNERDNIPPLLAEIANALRGKVDFEVVYVDDDSSDDSVAVLAAEKAKYPELRVVRHLTRSGQSTAVWNGVRAARSPWIATLDGDGQNDPADIPKLLAERDKAAQNVRLFAGWRTTRRDSFNKRISSKIANAVRSRMLQDSTPDTGCGLKLFDRDVFMRLPYFDHMHRYLPALVKRAGFQSTSVPVGHRPRTAGTSKYGMLDRLWVGIADLRGVAWLMRRGKVTQVEEI from the coding sequence ATGCCCCAACTGTCCGTCGTCGTGCCTGTATTCAACGAGCGCGACAACATCCCGCCGCTGCTTGCCGAAATCGCCAACGCCCTGCGTGGCAAGGTGGACTTCGAGGTCGTGTACGTGGACGACGATTCCAGTGACGACAGCGTGGCCGTGCTGGCGGCGGAGAAGGCGAAGTACCCGGAGCTGCGTGTTGTCCGCCACCTCACCCGCAGCGGGCAGAGCACGGCAGTGTGGAATGGCGTGCGTGCCGCGCGTTCGCCGTGGATCGCCACGCTGGACGGCGATGGCCAGAACGATCCGGCCGATATTCCCAAACTGCTCGCCGAGCGCGACAAGGCCGCGCAGAACGTGCGGCTCTTCGCCGGCTGGCGCACCACGCGCCGTGACAGCTTCAACAAGCGCATCTCCTCGAAGATCGCCAACGCGGTGCGCTCGCGCATGCTGCAGGACTCCACGCCCGATACCGGTTGCGGCCTGAAGCTGTTCGATCGCGATGTGTTCATGCGCCTGCCCTACTTCGACCACATGCACCGCTACCTGCCGGCGCTGGTGAAGCGCGCGGGCTTCCAGAGCACGAGCGTGCCGGTGGGTCATCGCCCGCGTACGGCGGGCACCTCCAAGTACGGCATGCTCGATCGCCTGTGGGTGGGCATTGCCGACCTGCGCGGCGTGGCGTGGCTCATGCGTCGTGGCAAGGTGACCCAGGTCGAAGAGATCTGA
- a CDS encoding ParB/RepB/Spo0J family partition protein, whose amino-acid sequence MSAAKKRGLGRGLDALLGGGADEPGKPTVLEQEGELRTLPIQQIQPGKYQPRRHWNDEALDELAASIRAQGLIQPVVVREIGKNQFELIAGERRWRAAQRAQLHELPVLVKDVPEVAVPAMALIENIQRQDLTPLEEADALKRLIDDFDLTHQQAADAVGRSRAAVSNLLRLTELPVSIKRLLDEGKLEMGHARCLITLPESMAEGLALEASRHGWSVRELEEHARRAQTAPKGKAKHAPSRDPNVDALERELGERFATRVELAQGRGGKGKLVIHYHSNDELDGILGKIR is encoded by the coding sequence ATGTCCGCTGCGAAAAAACGGGGCCTGGGACGAGGGCTGGACGCGTTGTTGGGCGGTGGGGCGGACGAGCCCGGCAAGCCGACCGTACTGGAACAGGAAGGCGAGCTGCGCACGCTGCCGATCCAGCAGATCCAGCCCGGCAAATACCAGCCGCGCCGCCACTGGAACGATGAAGCGCTCGACGAGCTGGCCGCCTCCATCCGCGCGCAGGGCCTTATCCAGCCCGTGGTGGTGCGAGAGATCGGCAAGAACCAGTTCGAGCTGATCGCCGGCGAACGCCGCTGGCGCGCCGCGCAACGCGCGCAGCTGCACGAACTGCCGGTGCTGGTGAAGGACGTGCCCGAAGTGGCCGTGCCGGCCATGGCCTTGATCGAGAATATCCAGCGCCAGGACCTCACCCCGCTGGAAGAAGCCGACGCGCTCAAGCGCCTGATCGACGATTTCGACCTCACCCACCAGCAGGCGGCCGATGCCGTGGGCCGTTCGCGCGCCGCCGTGTCCAACCTGCTGCGCCTCACCGAACTGCCGGTGTCCATCAAGCGCCTGCTCGACGAGGGCAAGCTGGAGATGGGCCACGCGCGTTGCCTGATCACCCTGCCCGAAAGCATGGCCGAGGGCCTGGCACTGGAAGCGTCGCGCCATGGCTGGAGCGTGCGCGAGCTGGAAGAGCACGCGCGTCGTGCGCAGACGGCGCCCAAGGGCAAGGCCAAGCATGCGCCGTCCCGCGATCCCAATGTCGATGCGCTCGAACGCGAACTGGGCGAGCGTTTCGCCACGCGCGTGGAGTTGGCGCAGGGGCGCGGGGGCAAGGGCAAGCTGGTGATCCACTATCACAGCAACGATGAGCTGGATGGGATTCTGGGGAAGATTCGCTGA
- a CDS encoding ParA family protein codes for MARIIAVANQKGGVGKTTTAVNLAAALAAAKRRVLLVDLDPQGNATMASGVDKRDAKPNGCEVLLEEAPIEQAIVRTEANYDLLPGNGDLTAAELKLMDAIAREGRLKEQLAKVADRYDTILIDCPPTLHLLTLNALTAANGLLVPVQCEYFALEGLSSLLDTVKAVRQRLNPALEIEGLLRTMYDVRNNLGNEVSAQLTAHFGDKVLRSIIPRNVRLAEAPSHGQPIHLYDRSSRGAIAYIGLAGEMIRRERGLNAAAQDQANDVVAPVLHAESDETLDDVVDVHQE; via the coding sequence ATGGCCCGCATCATCGCTGTCGCCAACCAGAAAGGTGGTGTCGGCAAGACCACCACCGCCGTCAATCTCGCCGCCGCGCTGGCTGCCGCCAAGCGCCGTGTTCTGTTGGTCGACCTCGACCCGCAGGGCAACGCCACCATGGCGTCCGGCGTGGACAAGCGCGACGCCAAGCCCAACGGCTGCGAAGTGCTGCTGGAAGAGGCGCCGATCGAGCAGGCCATTGTCAGGACCGAGGCGAACTATGACCTGCTGCCCGGCAACGGTGACCTCACCGCCGCCGAGCTCAAGTTGATGGATGCGATTGCCCGCGAAGGCCGCCTCAAGGAGCAGTTGGCCAAGGTCGCCGATCGCTACGACACCATCCTCATCGATTGTCCGCCCACGCTGCACCTGCTCACGCTCAACGCGTTGACCGCGGCCAATGGCCTGCTGGTGCCGGTGCAGTGCGAGTACTTCGCGCTGGAAGGCCTTTCCAGCCTGCTCGATACGGTGAAGGCGGTGCGTCAGCGCCTCAATCCCGCGCTCGAGATCGAAGGCCTGCTGCGCACCATGTACGACGTGCGCAACAACCTGGGCAATGAAGTGTCGGCGCAGCTCACCGCGCATTTCGGCGACAAGGTGCTGCGCTCGATCATTCCGCGCAACGTGCGCCTGGCCGAGGCACCCAGCCACGGCCAGCCCATCCACCTCTATGACCGCAGCTCGCGCGGCGCCATCGCCTACATCGGCTTGGCCGGCGAAATGATTCGTCGCGAGCGTGGCCTGAACGCGGCGGCGCAGGATCAGGCGAATGACGTGGTCGCGCCGGTGCTGCACGCCGAATCAGACGAGACGCTCGACGACGTCGTCGACGTTCACCAGGAGTAA
- the rsmG gene encoding 16S rRNA (guanine(527)-N(7))-methyltransferase RsmG, with product MSSRHDLQTRLERGIATLGVELPAGAVERLLDYQALLARWNATYNLTAIRDPAEMVSRHLVDSLAILPYVKGATLADLGTGPGLPGIPIAIATPERQVLLVDSNGKKVRFLREAIRSLKLENVRAVQSRVEDVEGQFDCITARAFASLEDMLAWGGHLLTKDGIWLAMKGRHPEEELPGVPAGFEIRAIHTLDVPDVGGERHLVVLGRL from the coding sequence ATGAGCTCCCGTCACGACCTGCAAACCCGCCTGGAACGCGGCATCGCCACGCTGGGCGTGGAACTGCCGGCGGGCGCTGTTGAGCGGCTGCTGGACTACCAGGCGCTGCTGGCGCGCTGGAACGCCACCTACAACCTCACCGCGATCCGCGATCCTGCCGAGATGGTGAGCCGCCATCTGGTCGATTCGCTGGCCATCCTTCCCTACGTGAAGGGTGCAACCCTGGCTGACCTGGGCACCGGCCCGGGGCTGCCGGGCATTCCGATCGCCATCGCCACGCCCGAGCGGCAGGTGCTGCTGGTCGATTCCAACGGCAAGAAGGTCCGCTTCCTGCGCGAAGCCATCCGCTCGCTCAAGCTTGAGAACGTGCGCGCCGTGCAGTCGCGCGTGGAAGACGTGGAAGGCCAGTTCGACTGCATCACCGCCCGCGCCTTCGCCAGCCTGGAAGACATGTTGGCCTGGGGTGGTCACCTTTTGACCAAGGACGGCATCTGGCTCGCCATGAAGGGCAGGCATCCGGAAGAAGAACTGCCCGGTGTGCCGGCCGGTTTCGAGATCCGCGCCATCCACACGCTCGACGTGCCTGACGTTGGCGGCGAACGCCATCTCGTGGTGCTGGGCAGGCTTTGA